In Epilithonimonas zeae, a single window of DNA contains:
- a CDS encoding HPP family protein → MRKHIRRRLRHTKYIFYQETLVDFKDHFWSFLGAFFGIGLIAFLQSQHLTEIENVFLIGSFGASSVLVYGAVNSPLAQPRNLIGGHVLSALVGVTAYKFLPDILWLNASIAVASSIVVMQITKTMHPPGGATALIAVLPAGKIQALGYWYAVSPVMSGVLILLLMALIFNNIPKGRKYPHHIKQNKYFHMRRMLKRKH, encoded by the coding sequence ATGAGGAAACATATTAGAAGAAGACTTAGACATACAAAATATATCTTCTATCAGGAAACCTTAGTTGATTTCAAAGACCATTTTTGGTCATTTTTAGGTGCTTTTTTCGGGATTGGATTGATTGCTTTTTTGCAGTCACAACATTTGACCGAGATTGAAAATGTTTTTCTGATTGGCTCATTCGGAGCATCCAGTGTTTTGGTTTATGGCGCTGTGAATAGTCCTTTAGCTCAACCCAGAAATCTGATTGGCGGACACGTTTTATCCGCTTTAGTTGGTGTGACGGCTTATAAATTCTTGCCGGATATTCTTTGGTTGAATGCTTCTATTGCAGTCGCTTCTTCTATTGTTGTGATGCAGATTACGAAAACAATGCATCCGCCGGGTGGTGCAACGGCTTTGATTGCAGTTCTTCCAGCTGGGAAAATTCAAGCTTTGGGTTATTGGTATGCCGTATCGCCGGTTATGAGTGGCGTTTTGATTTTGTTGTTAATGGCTTTGATTTTCAATAATATTCCGAAAGGAAGGAAATATCCGCATCATATTAAGCAAAACAAATATTTTCATATGAGGAGAATGTTGAAGAGAAAACATTAA
- a CDS encoding DUF885 domain-containing protein: MKFFYKILLLIGLSINIISCKKGDSPMVKNEGFSTSDLDSIAANYYEEYLKLYPLEATSQGDERYNDLLPNNLSQDFIKKEIAFYNSVQNQLKSIDYNSLDNDRKVVFDVLEYTLIDKQERYAYHPEYIPFTQFDGLPLTFPMLGSGSGIQPFKTEKDYDNWLKRVDEFPLWMDSAIQNFRLGIKNNVVLPKSLVVKMIPQMKADEITTFEIDKNIFYGPIKNLPKDFKPVIANKYTKLYQDAIKNKLIPAYLKMADFLEKEYLPKARTTDGYGALPNGNNIYAYYVKSWTTTNKTPEEIHKTGLSEVERLRNDMEKVKAQVGFKGSLEDFLNYVKTDPKAMPYKTSAEVLAGFQSILDKITPKLKTMFNVTPKTPFEIRQTEKYREASASAEYIQGSADGKRPGIFYIPIPDPTKFNVTSGMESLFLHEAIPGHHYQVSLQQENTKLPKFMRFGWIGAYGEGWALYCESLGSEFGLYTDPYQKMGSLSDEMLRAVRLVIDTGIHTGQMSREEAIKYFLSNVAYDEAGATAEVERYMALPGQALSYKTGAMKIRELRNKYQKEQGKKFNLASFHDEVLSQGCLPLEVLERKMELWAKK, encoded by the coding sequence ATGAAATTTTTTTACAAAATATTGCTGCTCATAGGATTGTCTATCAATATTATATCCTGTAAAAAAGGAGATTCTCCGATGGTGAAGAATGAAGGATTCAGTACTTCTGATTTGGATTCTATCGCAGCTAATTATTACGAAGAATATTTGAAATTATATCCTCTGGAAGCTACTTCACAAGGAGACGAAAGATATAATGATCTTTTGCCGAATAACCTGAGCCAGGATTTTATCAAAAAAGAAATTGCATTTTATAATTCGGTTCAGAATCAATTAAAGTCGATTGATTATAATAGTTTGGATAATGATCGGAAAGTAGTTTTTGATGTTCTTGAGTATACATTGATCGACAAACAAGAGCGTTATGCTTATCATCCAGAATATATTCCTTTTACACAATTCGATGGTTTGCCTCTGACTTTTCCTATGTTAGGAAGTGGAAGCGGAATTCAGCCTTTTAAAACCGAAAAAGATTATGATAATTGGTTGAAAAGAGTTGATGAATTTCCTCTTTGGATGGATTCTGCTATTCAGAATTTCAGGTTAGGAATTAAAAATAATGTTGTTCTTCCAAAATCCTTGGTTGTAAAAATGATTCCACAAATGAAAGCCGATGAAATCACAACTTTCGAAATCGATAAAAATATTTTCTACGGTCCTATAAAAAACCTTCCGAAAGATTTCAAACCTGTTATTGCGAACAAATATACCAAGCTTTACCAAGATGCGATTAAGAATAAATTGATTCCCGCTTATCTTAAAATGGCGGATTTCTTAGAAAAAGAATATTTGCCAAAAGCTAGAACGACAGATGGTTATGGAGCTTTACCAAACGGAAATAATATCTATGCTTATTATGTGAAAAGCTGGACAACAACTAATAAAACACCAGAAGAAATCCATAAAACCGGACTTTCTGAAGTTGAAAGACTCAGAAATGATATGGAAAAAGTGAAAGCTCAAGTCGGCTTCAAAGGTTCTTTGGAAGATTTCCTGAATTATGTAAAAACCGACCCAAAAGCAATGCCTTATAAAACTTCGGCAGAAGTGTTGGCAGGATTTCAATCCATCCTAGATAAAATCACGCCGAAGTTGAAAACGATGTTCAATGTAACGCCGAAAACACCTTTTGAAATTCGTCAAACCGAAAAATACCGTGAAGCCAGCGCCAGTGCGGAATACATTCAGGGAAGTGCCGACGGGAAACGTCCCGGGATTTTTTATATACCGATTCCTGATCCAACAAAATTCAATGTGACTTCCGGGATGGAATCTCTTTTCCTTCACGAAGCGATTCCTGGACATCATTATCAGGTTTCTCTGCAACAGGAAAATACCAAGTTGCCTAAGTTTATGAGATTCGGTTGGATCGGTGCTTACGGCGAAGGATGGGCTTTGTACTGTGAATCGCTAGGTTCAGAATTTGGACTTTATACCGACCCTTATCAAAAAATGGGTTCTTTGAGTGATGAAATGCTGAGAGCAGTTCGCCTCGTGATTGATACTGGAATTCACACAGGACAAATGTCTCGCGAAGAAGCGATTAAATATTTCTTGAGCAATGTCGCTTATGATGAAGCAGGCGCAACCGCAGAAGTGGAGCGTTATATGGCTTTGCCTGGACAAGCTTTGAGTTATAAAACGGGTGCAATGAAAATCCGTGAGTTGAGAAATAAATATCAAAAAGAACAAGGAAAGAAATTCAATTTAGCATCTTTCCACGATGAGGTTTTAAGTCAAGGTTGTCTTCCACTAGAAGTTTTGGAACGTAAAATGGAACTTTGGGCAAAGAAATAA
- a CDS encoding ferric siderophore ABC transporter substrate-binding protein — protein MYQDLDDIIFEERHKAYGAYAFRKHYDFTLTKALVVGIFLFSVLFFLPASLIKTKKATAVNSESIIPVELTEMRINYGDNRNGKGAEEPKEEEGSPAPIVEKKEEKEVVTEVAKASKEKVEKDIPENTVPIPTRTKNPPVATKKANDKTNSPAVANSTKTLTGKTNTKGDIKKENATGDGKGNAAIGNLLKGRGTKSGSQGNGTGPGNYGDPLGGDGDGNSLIGIDRKLTGFIPGTMGRGGAQPNHDCSASGSITISYTVDKSGKVTSARRLSGVSDPCVMNTAVSWVKQYVKAEAANVSSKGTYKITF, from the coding sequence ATGTATCAGGACCTGGATGATATTATTTTCGAAGAAAGACATAAAGCTTACGGCGCTTATGCATTCCGCAAACATTATGATTTTACGCTTACCAAGGCTTTGGTAGTCGGTATTTTCCTGTTCTCTGTTTTATTTTTTCTTCCGGCTTCTTTAATCAAAACTAAAAAAGCAACTGCTGTTAATAGTGAGAGTATTATTCCTGTAGAATTGACAGAAATGCGCATCAATTATGGCGATAACCGAAATGGAAAAGGTGCTGAAGAACCGAAAGAGGAAGAAGGAAGTCCAGCTCCAATCGTTGAAAAGAAAGAAGAAAAGGAAGTTGTAACAGAAGTTGCTAAAGCTTCAAAAGAAAAAGTAGAAAAAGACATTCCTGAAAATACAGTTCCTATCCCAACCAGAACCAAAAATCCACCGGTAGCAACTAAAAAAGCTAATGATAAGACCAACTCTCCTGCTGTTGCCAATTCTACGAAAACATTAACCGGAAAGACGAATACAAAAGGTGATATCAAAAAAGAAAATGCGACTGGAGACGGAAAAGGGAATGCTGCTATCGGGAATCTATTGAAAGGACGAGGAACAAAATCTGGCTCACAGGGCAACGGAACCGGACCTGGAAATTATGGCGACCCTCTTGGCGGAGACGGCGATGGAAATAGTTTAATCGGAATTGATAGAAAATTAACAGGTTTCATTCCTGGAACAATGGGAAGAGGCGGCGCACAACCAAATCACGATTGCTCTGCAAGTGGAAGTATTACAATTTCTTATACTGTCGACAAGTCCGGAAAAGTCACTTCCGCAAGGAGATTAAGCGGTGTTTCTGACCCTTGTGTAATGAATACGGCTGTAAGTTGGGTAAAACAATACGTGAAAGCCGAAGCGGCAAATGTCTCGTCCAAAGGAACTTATAAGATTACTTTTTAA
- a CDS encoding MotA/TolQ/ExbB proton channel family protein, producing the protein MANQNISIWEFLFGGGLLSVSLIIILMFSGIAAIVFFGQKLYALNRENQVDPYLLKNVNDLLNDGRIQSAVDFCRRDNSPESRSVEKGLSRLGRPVSEIANAMETHAQIELNKAEKNINYLATLSGAAPMLGLLGGVLILASTFGTLSKTEAVIAQNLLAADFYKALAPSVVGLIVGFLSYIFHNILVGKVDYLLMKIQYHTNEFLDIINKPS; encoded by the coding sequence ATGGCAAATCAAAATATTTCTATTTGGGAATTCCTTTTTGGTGGAGGCTTACTGAGCGTTTCTCTTATCATCATTTTAATGTTTTCGGGAATTGCAGCCATTGTTTTTTTTGGACAGAAATTATACGCTCTCAACAGAGAAAATCAAGTTGACCCTTATCTTCTGAAAAACGTCAATGATCTTCTGAATGATGGCAGAATCCAATCTGCTGTAGATTTTTGCAGAAGAGACAATTCGCCGGAATCCAGAAGTGTAGAAAAAGGACTTTCCAGATTGGGAAGACCTGTAAGCGAAATTGCCAACGCAATGGAAACACACGCTCAGATAGAACTTAACAAAGCAGAAAAGAATATCAATTATTTAGCAACACTCTCCGGTGCAGCACCAATGCTGGGACTTCTTGGTGGTGTTTTGATTTTGGCTTCGACTTTCGGAACTTTATCAAAAACTGAAGCTGTTATTGCTCAAAACCTTTTAGCTGCTGATTTTTACAAAGCTTTAGCGCCTTCTGTTGTTGGTCTTATCGTTGGATTTTTGTCTTATATTTTTCATAATATTTTGGTTGGAAAGGTTGATTATCTGTTGATGAAAATTCAGTATCACACCAATGAGTTTCTAGACATCATCAACAAACCTTCTTAA
- a CDS encoding bifunctional folylpolyglutamate synthase/dihydrofolate synthase, whose product MTSQEYQEALDWLFVQVPNYQIDGEKAYKPGLDNIKKLCDFFGNPQDKIKTIHIGGTNGKGSTSNMLASVLQESGYKTGLYNSPHLIDFTERIKINGKNCDKKFVYDFILKLKHLPEDIRPSFFEFTTIMAFEYFYQQNVDFAIIEVGLGGRLDSTNIIKPLVSAITNVQLDHQNILGDTIEKITFEKAGIIKENIAIISGDENPIVKEIIRQKAIEVKADFIDATEIKTDLVSDLKGNYQKKNIRVVLALVNELKKQGLNITDENLKSGLLNVHQNTKFIGRWFEFSKQPLTICDTGHNQAGLEEVFKQLNEYSQQKHIVLGFVNDKKIDEVIPMLPSEARFYFVKPSVSRGRHPEDYEDLLKKSNLNYKIFDSVQTGYLAAKQNCKEDEMIFVGGSNFVVGDFLEKNL is encoded by the coding sequence ATGACTTCACAAGAATATCAGGAAGCTTTAGACTGGCTTTTTGTTCAGGTTCCAAACTACCAAATTGATGGCGAAAAAGCCTATAAACCAGGTCTGGATAACATCAAAAAGCTTTGTGATTTTTTCGGAAATCCACAGGATAAAATCAAAACAATCCATATTGGCGGAACCAATGGTAAAGGTTCAACGAGTAATATGCTGGCTTCGGTTCTTCAGGAATCTGGTTATAAAACCGGACTTTATAATTCGCCACATTTGATTGATTTCACAGAAAGAATCAAAATCAATGGAAAGAATTGTGATAAAAAATTTGTTTACGATTTTATCCTAAAACTTAAGCATTTACCAGAAGATATTCGGCCTTCTTTTTTTGAATTTACGACGATAATGGCTTTCGAATATTTTTATCAGCAAAATGTTGATTTTGCAATCATCGAAGTTGGCTTGGGCGGACGATTGGATTCTACAAACATCATCAAACCTTTGGTTTCAGCCATCACCAATGTTCAACTTGACCATCAGAATATTTTAGGCGACACGATTGAAAAAATTACTTTTGAGAAAGCTGGAATCATCAAAGAAAATATTGCAATAATTTCTGGAGATGAAAATCCCATTGTAAAGGAAATTATCCGACAAAAAGCAATTGAAGTCAAAGCTGATTTTATTGATGCAACAGAGATTAAAACAGATTTAGTTTCAGATTTAAAAGGTAACTATCAGAAGAAAAATATCAGAGTAGTTTTGGCTTTGGTTAATGAATTAAAGAAACAAGGACTTAACATTACTGATGAAAATCTAAAATCAGGACTTTTGAATGTTCATCAAAACACAAAATTCATCGGTCGTTGGTTTGAGTTTTCAAAACAACCTTTAACCATTTGTGATACAGGACACAATCAAGCTGGTTTGGAAGAAGTTTTCAAACAACTCAATGAATATTCACAACAAAAACATATTGTTTTAGGATTTGTGAATGACAAAAAAATCGATGAAGTCATTCCAATGTTGCCTTCGGAAGCTCGATTCTATTTTGTGAAACCAAGCGTTAGCAGAGGAAGACATCCAGAAGATTATGAAGATTTACTCAAAAAATCTAATTTGAATTATAAAATTTTCGATTCGGTTCAAACTGGCTATCTTGCTGCAAAACAGAATTGTAAAGAAGACGAAATGATTTTTGTAGGCGGAAGCAACTTTGTAGTGGGAGATTTTTTAGAAAAAAATTTGTGA
- a CDS encoding VanZ family protein gives MKRYYAVLIPFYTIFLLYMMFYGCGRHPEFGFLQLNPLQSITYFLRYNNFFSEKFMVNIVGNILVFIPFGGLGLLIRKLNNLPLLFFLFICGISTIELLQYYTARGTADIDDVFLNTFGMLIGYFALQVAKWLNISDIRLELNYEKPLTT, from the coding sequence ATGAAAAGATATTATGCAGTGTTAATTCCCTTTTACACTATTTTTCTATTATATATGATGTTTTACGGTTGTGGACGTCATCCCGAATTTGGATTCTTACAGCTCAATCCGCTTCAAAGTATCACTTACTTTTTGCGATATAACAACTTCTTCTCAGAAAAATTTATGGTTAATATCGTTGGTAATATTTTGGTATTCATTCCATTCGGTGGACTTGGTTTATTAATCAGAAAACTCAATAATTTACCATTGTTATTCTTTTTATTTATCTGTGGAATTTCTACGATAGAACTTTTACAATATTACACAGCTAGAGGAACAGCCGATATTGATGATGTTTTCCTGAATACTTTTGGAATGCTGATTGGATATTTTGCTTTACAGGTAGCAAAATGGCTGAATATATCTGATATCAGACTAGAATTGAATTACGAAAAGCCACTTACTACTTAG